The genomic DNA CAcgagaaattaaaagaagaacCAGAGCATCTACAACCATTTCAGTATGTTCATTCAGTATATTTATATGGAAATTTCCTTTATCCTCCACACTTGCTTTTGcagatatagacatataaaagTCCCACTTAAATACACACCTGAGATACCGGGTTTTTCTGAAGACAATTTATCCCACCAATGAAAACCATGTTTGGCATGATGGGCCTGGGGTAGTTCCTCACAAAGTCATCTCTCAACAGCCAGATGGCTGCAGAGCTCAGAAGGTCCTTGACAGTTACATCCCTCTGGAGGACTTCTGAGGCAAGTGGCTCATAGGGAGAATAAACTGCATTGCACAGAAAGTTCTCTGCCAGAGAAAGAAGCGTGTTCTTTGCTCGTTGCAGGAAGGTCATGCGATCTGGGTTTAAGGAAAAAACCCTGGGCACATAGGACATTGGTCTGGGACACTGGGTAGCTTCAGAGTCCAGTCCGCATGGCAATGCATTCAAGAAGTACACAGTAGGCAGAGCCAGGTATTGGGCCACAATGGGGCCACAAAGGAGGAAAGGGTCTGTCAACACAGCGTCGAAGCCGCCTTCCTGAAGGGAGGCCATGAACTCCTTGTTGTGCAGTAAGTGGGAGCAGCTAGACAGAAACACTGCAGAAGTCTGCTGGGCTTGCTTGTAGAGTCTGACCAAACGCTGCAGTAAAGGATCCTCCATAAAAATGCTGAGCCCACGGTCACGCAACATAGTTTCATAGTCCTCTTTCTTGAAGGGGACAGGGTACATCTTCAGGGTGTAAAATGATCCTTCCTTTATATACAGTGAGGCTTCTGGCGCCAGGACCACTATTTCATGTCCCCTCCGGTGCAGCTGCTGGACAACCCCGACCATGCTGAGCCAGTGGCTGCCATCCAAAGGGACTAACAACAGCTTCCCGGCCTGGGTCACAGAGGAGCCAGCCATACACAgcagcagacccagggcaagcggAGGAAGGCCTTCAGACATGGCACTCATGATGTGACTGCCTGTGGTCTGCTCACGGTTCCACCCTCACTCGCACACAGGTAGCAAGAGATAATTAGCATCTGACGTTAATGTTTGACTGTTCCCCATGACTAAAGTTACCTGTCCACACAGACTGCAAAGGACTGCAGGAAGCTGATTCTCTGAGATGAAGAGCGTAGAACTTTGCTGGGGTTCTTATTAGGCTACAAGAGTTGAATTCCTTCCTCAAATCACATTTGGGAATGAGCACAGAATGCAAAATAGCTCTGGCACTTTGGGACCCATTAAATTGTCATTTTCATGAATTGACAAAGTGTTACCACagtattgtttttttcccccGGGCCATTAGTGTCTAGGTTACATAAGCAAACAAACATTCCTTCAACCCTAACTATCCAAGAGTGTATTTCCACAAAACAAGAACAACCAATTATTAAGGaaatgtatctgtagtttatatcATTTTAAGTGCTCTTCCTAATATCCTTTATGCGAATTTCTCCTCTTCCCAACAGAATCCATTCCAGGgtagtatttttgttttatattttaaatctctcTTAATCTGCAGTAGTTCATTAGCCCTTGTGTTTCATGAACTGATAGTTGAAGAATACATTTTATAGAATgacaaacagaagagaaaaatattccAGGAAGTAAAGTTCCTTTCTAGAAACAAAAtagggtgttttgttgttgttgtgtttttaggaagctttttttttagtttaggttttgttgtttattgttttcattttggttttggtttttggttatggggtctgaactcagggcctgggtgttgtctctgagctctttttttgctcgaggttagtacactaccactttgagccactttctggtggtaaattggagataagagtctcacaaacttttctgcccaggctcgcttttaactgtgatcttcagatctcagcttcccacatagctaggattacagacatgagccacaaagCCCAGCTTTAGAAAGCCTTTTTGAAAGAAAACATGGTagtgtaactcttttttttttttttttttttgccagtcctgggccttggactcaggacctgagcactgtccctggcttctttttgctcaaggctagcactctgccacttgggccacagcgccacttctggctgttttccatatatgtggtgcttgggaattgaacccagggcttcatgtatacgaggcaagcactcttgccactaggccatattcccagcccaggtagtGTAACTCTTATTACTTCCCCAAGAATATGTCTTCCACACTGCTCATTTGAGGCTCTGCCTGATTATCTCTATCATTTTTCTAACAAATATTTTTTGGCTCTGGCACGGTGCTGAGTCCCAACAATGCAGCTGAGAACACCACAGATGAAGTCTCTTCTCCCCAGAATTCGCATTCCAGAAAGAGAAACCAACTTAAAATTGAAACAGGTAAAGCAGGTCCTCAGAGATTGTGAAATGTGTTTGGATGGAAATGAACAGTGTTGTCCTAGGATAGATAATGACTGGAAGAGGAAATTCACTTAAGTATATGTGCTCCAAAGTCTGCTTTAAGGATAGAGAAAAAGCCCTATACATAAGAAAGCAAAATACATAAGCGAACTAAGCAAGTTTGATTGGACTCATCATGCTGATCCAAGATCCTGTGGAAATTCTGATAATCACTCTGAAGACAAAGGTGACAGGTGGACAAAATCAA from Perognathus longimembris pacificus isolate PPM17 chromosome 4, ASM2315922v1, whole genome shotgun sequence includes the following:
- the LOC125350169 gene encoding UDP-glucuronosyltransferase 1A1 isoform X12, yielding MSAMSEGLPPLALGLLLCMAGSSVTQAGKLLLVPLDGSHWLSMVGVVQQLHRRGHEIVVLAPEASLYIKEGSFYTLKMYPVPFKKEDYETMLRDRGLSIFMEDPLLQRLVRLYKQAQQTSAVFLSSCSHLLHNKEFMASLQEGGFDAVLTDPFLLCGPIVAQYLALPTVYFLNALPCGLDSEATQCPRPMSYVPRVFSLNPDRMTFLQRAKNTLLSLAENFLCNAVYSPYEPLASEVLQRDVTVKDLLSSAAIWLLRDDFVRNYPRPIMPNMVFIGGINCLQKNPVSQEFEGYINASGEHGIVVFSLGSMVAEIPEKKAMAIAEALGQIPQTVLWRYTGRRPSNLANNTILVKWLPQNDLLGHPKTRAFITHSGSHGIYEGICNGVPMVMMPLFGDQMDNAKRMETRGAGVTLNVLEMTSDDLANALKAVINDKSYKENIMRLSSLHKDRPIEPLDLAVFWVEFVMRHKGAPHLRPAAHDLTWYQYHSLDVIGFLLAVVLAVVFTIFKCCAFGCRKCFGKKERAKKSHKAKAH